A single region of the Chrysoperla carnea chromosome 5, inChrCarn1.1, whole genome shotgun sequence genome encodes:
- the LOC123301268 gene encoding protein Daple-like: MSNNIDDDPNQISISEDESSQDEIFLSADNKESKTSKVESKMLNKKDEDEPNQILISEDESSQDEIFLSADNKESKTSKVESKMLNKKDEDEPNQILISEDESTQDEIFLSAGNKESKTSKVESKMLNKKDEDEPNQILISEDESTQDEIFLSAGNKESKTSKVESKMLNKKDENEPNKILISEDDSLQEEIFLLGNNRESKIHEDESNEKSKNSTKAPLIQDEANKSDSDLLIFKSSGTKTLQEKSNKILITKNLTGESQEINDNTSLNFQELSGSEETYYSTPSPKEIEVEKTFEDQMVLINPTSNYPIAQDENTLFVPLLSSSQKIGVVCEGTQTESPYLNLSEGFGSLVINFTPEIETNNCNESNSQENLQKKNVEDKNTDKHKLLVDNLEAGEGTHTEVNFNSPEFETNDCKKLNSHENQQKKKVKENVFNTSLEEGEDLNYFPIKRRKTNTTPKKNKNEKTIEVIGEKTVINLEATQSKNTKLVREESTNSNNMDRNQSKNKEAKTAEVIEEKTRINLEPTESKNTNIVREERTNSNNLDRNQPKNKEAKTAEVIEEKTRINLEPTQSKNTKLVREESTNSNNMDRNQSKNKEAKTAEVIEEKTRINLEPTQSKNTKLVREESTNSNNLDRNQPKNKEATTNKVLEEENVVHLQQIQLKNTKLVRKESTNATNLGRNLSEDTHESNLGQTKVKKLSENIQETNSEQTRTKNRKRSFEQTENSCEPYFKKQLTEKSRIIIKFNQESASGLKEIHYNLNKGDIIELKSLTQEASASTSALNNDFNVIQIQKTINNIENQLNNFDENVMQGPSGENPNEFEYRRLKFKCLACRHLCVHEIKKRIGKSKHIVVCSSECRNLIRFNQENELESISRVTN; the protein is encoded by the exons ATGTCGAATAATATTGATGATGACCCTAATCAAATCTCAATATCTGAAGATGAATCATCGCAAGACGAGATATTCTTGTCTGCTGACAACAAAGAATCAAAAACATCTAAAGTTGAATCGaaaatgttgaataaaaaagaTGAAGATGAGCCTAATCAAATCTTAATATCTGAAGACGAATCATCGCAAGACGAGATATTCTTGTCTGCTGACAACAAAGAATCAAAAACATCTAAAGTTGAATCGaaaatgttgaataaaaaagaTGAAGATGAGCCTAATCAAATCTTAATATCTGAAGACGAATCAACGCAAGACGAGATATTCTTGTCTGCTGGCAACAAAGAATCAAAAACATCTAAAGTTGAATCGaaaatgttgaataaaaaagaTGAAGATGAGCCTAATCAAATCTTAATATCTGAAGACGAATCAACGCAAGACGAGATATTCTTGTCTGCTGGCAACAAAGAATCAAAAACATCTAAAGTTGAATCaaaaatgttgaataaaaaagatgaaaatgaaCCTAATAAAATCTTAATATCTGAAGACGATTCACTCCAAGaagagatatttttgttagGTAATAATAGAGAATCAAAAATACATGAAGATGAATCCAAtgagaaatcaaaaaattcaacaaaagcACCGTTAATTCAAGATGAAGCTAATAAGAGTGATTCAGATTTGCTGATATTCAAATCTTCTGGCACTAAAACACTCCAGGAGAagtctaataaaatattaataacaaaaaatttaaccgGCGAGTCACAGGAAATTAATGATAATACTTCGTTGAATTTTCAAGAATTATCTGGCTCGGAAGAAACCTACTATTCAACTCCATCACCAAAAGAAATCGAAGTAGAAAAAACATTCGAAGATCAGATGGTTTTAATAAACCCCACTAGTAATTACCCCATTGCACAAGatgaaaatacattatttgtGCCACTACTATCGAGCTCCCAAAAAATAGGAGTTGTTTGTGAAGGTACTCAGACTGAATCACCATATTTGAATCTAAGTGAAGGTTTTGGAAGTTTAGTTATCAACTTTACGCCTGAAATTGAAACTAATAACTGTAACGAATCAAATTCGCAGGAAAATctacaaaagaaaaatgttgaAGATAAAAATACAGATAAACATAAGTTATTAGTCGATAACTTAGAAGCTGGCGAAGGTACTCATACTGAAGTCAACTTTAATTCACCAGAATTTGAAACTaatgattgtaaaaaattaaattcgcaCGAAAATCAACAAAAGAAAAAG gtcaaagaaaatgtttttaatacctCTTTAGAGGAAGGAgaagatttaaattatttcccaATTAAACGTCGAAAAACAAATACTAcaccgaaaaaaaataaaaatgaaaaaacaattgaagTTATTGGAGAAAAAACTGTGATAAATTTAGAAGCAAcacaatcaaaaaatacaaaattagttCGAGAGGAAAGTACAAATTCGAATAATATGGATAGAAATCAGTCGAAAAATAAAGAAGCAAAAACAGCTGaagttattgaagaaaaaactcGGATAAATTTAGAACCAACggaatcaaaaaatacaaatatagttCGGGAAGAAAGAACAAATTCGAATAATTTGGATAGAAATCAGCCGAAAAATAAAGAAGCAAAAACAGCTGaagttattgaagaaaaaactcGGATAAATTTAGAACCAACgcaatcaaaaaatacaaaattagtcCGAGAGGAAAGTACAAATTCGAATAATATGGATAGAAATCAGTCGAAAAATAAAGAAGCAAAAACAGCTGaagttattgaagaaaaaactcGGATAAATTTAGAACCAACgcaatcaaaaaatacaaaattagttCGAGAGGAAAGTACAAATTCGAACAATTTGGATAGAAATCAGCCGAAAAATAAAGAAGCAACAACAAATAAAGTCCTTGAAGAAGAAAATGTAGTACATTTACAAcaaatacaattgaaaaatacaaaattagtcCGAAAAGAGAGTACAAATGCGACAAATTTGGGTCGAAATCTATCGGAAGATACACATGAGTCAAATTTGGggcaaacaaaagttaaaaaattatcagaaaatattCAGGAGACGAACTCGGAACAAACTCGAACCAAAAATAGAAAGAGATCTTTTGAACAGACTGAAAATTCTTGTGAGCCTTATTTTAAGAAACAACTAACAGAAAAGTCGaggattattataaaatttaatcaggAATCAGCAAGTGGTTTGAAGGAAATTCACTATAATTTGAACAAGGGTGATATTATCGAGCTTAAATCACTAACACAAGAAGCTTCAGCTAGTACAAGTGCATTAAATAATGACTTTAACGTGATCCAAATCCAAAAGACTATTAACAATATCGAAAATCAATTGAACAATTTCGATGAAAACGTAATGCAGGGCCCAAGTGGAGAAAATCCAAACGAGTTTGAATATCGACGTTTAAAGTTCAAATGCTTAGCTTGTCGACATTTGTGCGTACACGAGATCAAAAAACGTATTGGGAAATCTAAGCATATAGTTGTCTGTTCTAGTGAATGCAGGAACTTGATAAGATTTAACCAAGAAAATGAATTAGAATCAATTTCTAGAGTTAcaaattga
- the LOC123300768 gene encoding STE20-related kinase adapter protein alpha, with product MMESSYDTNDSHYQSISYLGHCCNGIAVIHLSRHIPSNTLVAIKKFNMDKAKEDTVLIEHEIVLTRQFHHPNILPYLAAYVNGPEVCVISPLMAFGSCKNLIENHFTEGLPELAIAFIIRDVIQGLDYIHKKGYIHRAIRASHILVSSTGQACLTGFRYACQIVENGKWQKRIHSFPNSTANNLNWLSPEVLEQNLQGYNEKSDIYSIGITCCELGNGIVPFADMPTTLMLTEKVRGHPPPLYDSSTFQGLGNLELSQSPRNGEMGDSNGASSSNLQSKARIYSSRQFTDAFHSFTEICLEKNPTRRPSATELLHQSFFKLCKRGESVPDLLHPVMPINDQISSETDDWEAVLAAEKMQEMDINTCEWDF from the exons atgatggaaTCTTCTTATGATACAAATGATTCACATTATCAGAGTATATCATACTTAGGACATTGTTGTAATGGTATAGCCGTAattcatttatcaagacataTTCCTTCAAATACTCTAGTtgccattaaaaaatttaatatggatAAAGCAAAAGAAGACACAGTTTTAATTGAG cATGAAATCGTTTTAACTAGACAATTTCATCATCCAAATATATTGCCATATCTTGCTGCATACGTAAATGGTCCAGAAGTTTGTGTAATATCACCATTAATGGCCTTTGGATcatgcaaaaatttaattgagaaCCATTTTACTGAAG gCTTGCCAGAATTAGCTATAGCATTTATAATTAGGGATGTTATTCAAGGATtagattatatacataaaaaaggaTACATTCATAG agCAATTCGTGCAAGTCATATTTTAGTATCATCCACTGGACAAGCATGTTTGACTGGATTTCGTTATGCATGTCAAATTGTCGAAAATGGAAAATGGCAAAAACGTATACATTCATTTCCAAATAGTACGGcgaataatttaaattggttAAGTCCAGAAGTTTTGGAACAG AATTTACAAGGATATAATGAAAAGTCTGATATTTATAGTATAGGTATAACATGCTGTGAACTTGGCAATGGTATTGTTCCATTTGCCGACATGCCAACGACTTTAATGCTCACAGAAAAAGTACGCGGTCATCCGCCACCATTGTATGATAGTTCAACATTTCAGGGATTAGGAAATTTAGAAT tgTCTCAATCACCTAGAAATGGTGAAATGGGTGATTCAAATGGTGCAAGTAGTTCGAATCTACAATCAAAAGCACGAATTTACTCAAGTCGACAATTTACCGATGCATTTCATTCATTCACGgaaatttgtttagaaaagaATCCAACACGCAGACCAAGTGCTACAGAACTGTTGcatcaatcattttttaaattatgtaaacgTGGTGAATCTGTGCCCGATTTATTGCATCCTGTAATGCCAATAAATGATCAAATCTCCAGTGAAACGG ATGATTGGGAAGCAGTATTAGCTGCTGAGAAAATGCAAGAAATGGATATAAACACATGTGAATGGGATTTTTAa
- the LOC123301269 gene encoding zinc finger protein 1-like: MEGGHITNEEEGSNDSDSVVSVKHEPVIVHKRIHTGEKPFSCDVCNKTFTQKGELVRHKRIHSGEKPFSCDVCNKTFTQKSNLVKHKRIHTGEKPFSCDVCNKTFTQKVELVKHKRIQSGEKPFSCDVCNKTFNEKSNLVKHKRIHTGEKPFSCDVCNKSFTQQHHLVLHKRIHTGEKPF, from the exons ATGGAAGGTGGACACATTACAAATGAAGAAGAAGGCAGCAATGATAGTGATAGTGTTGTGAGTGTAAAACATGAACCtgtta TtgtacataaacgtattcacaccggagaaaaaccattttcatgtgatgtttgtaataaaacatttactcagaaaGGTGAATTAGTtagacataaacgtattcacagcggagagaaaccattttcatgtgatgtttgtaataaaacatttactcagaaaagtaatttagttaaacataaacgtattcacaccggagagaaaccattttcatgcgatgtttgtaataaaacatttactcagaaaGTTgaattagttaaacataaacgtattcagtccggagagaaaccattttcatgtgatgtttgtaataaaacatttaatgagaaaagtaatttagttaaacataaacgtattcacaccggagagaaaccattttcatgtgatgtttgtaataaatcatttactcaacaacatcatttagttttacataaacgtattcacaccggagagaaaccattt
- the LOC123300769 gene encoding protein seele, translated as MNRILQNLILLIFFTTIPNISRSQKIVQDVKYDVAELKCLVCEAVVDELLLAKGKLNQDIKVPVGRYNLDAKNNNQKTVPLHKSEVHLTELMDKICAEFDNYVRGTKDNKLTIIPMVLPNGGYNPEMSQISIIQDADLNKSLRFYCENITEEWDEIILENLIKDKSDMKTDVCVKTSQICPSSDEGEDDQNYYFPGNDEL; from the exons atgaatcgaatattacaaaatttaatattattgatattttttacaacTATACCAAATATAAGTCGATCTCAAAAAATTGTACAAGATGTTAAATACGATGTAGCTGAATTAAAATGTTTag tatgtgAAGCAGTAGTAGATGAATTATTACTTGCAAAAGGTAAATTAAACCAAGATATTAAAGTACCAGTTGGTAGATATAACCTGGAtgccaaaaataataatcaaaaaacagTTCCATTACATAAATCAGAAGTACATTTAACTGAATTAATGGATAAAATTTGTGCAGAATTTGATAATTATGTTAGAGGAACCAAAGACAATAAGTTAACAATCATACCAATGGTATTACCAAATGGTGGATATAATCCAGAAATGagtcaaatttcaattatacaagatgctgatttaaataaaagtttacgtTTTTAC tgTGAAAATATTACCGAAGAATGGGACGAGATCATActagaaaatttaatcaaagaTAAATCAGATATGAAAACAGATGTCTGTGTAAAAACATCACAAATTTGTCCCTCCAGTGATGAGGGCGAAGACgaccaaaattattattttcctgGAAATGATGAGctttaa